One stretch of Candidatus Alcyoniella australis DNA includes these proteins:
- a CDS encoding radical SAM protein: protein MRLALIYSDYTHKSFEEDVGVVSEQFGTFPPLGLCYAAAIAEKAGHETLVVDAHAQRLTPQQVLERIRPFDPQILGFLLTTYMIHDNLSYIRFLKAETGLPVVVGNVQLELYPHETMSYPEIDYGIIGSAQPVLPALLDALERGGPVPELPGLCLRRNGELIVNQPATLCEDFATLPFPKRDGLPHELYHSVMTRRHNVTAMITAKGCPGGCTFCHIHRTPYSYRDPQGVCDEIEQCIERHSIREFEIFDPSFTINRERIVQICDEIVRRGLDLDFAVRARVDQVDPGLLAKMAAAGCQRLLYGIESGSEQQLARVQKGISLKQVRDTVSATRDAGIEALGFFLIGSQDETLDEVAQTVRFARSLGLDYAQFHRTMPKPRTVLHEIVTEQLGFDYWREYTLGNQPERRLPSPWTELSQEQIEHETFRAYRRFYVRPSFVMRKLLGIRSLDEFARYARGGLGLLLAKSDLQ, encoded by the coding sequence ATGCGACTGGCGCTGATCTACTCCGATTATACCCACAAGAGCTTTGAGGAGGACGTGGGCGTGGTCAGCGAGCAGTTCGGCACGTTTCCGCCCCTGGGCCTGTGCTACGCAGCGGCCATCGCCGAGAAAGCGGGGCACGAGACGCTGGTCGTCGACGCCCACGCCCAACGGCTTACGCCGCAGCAGGTGCTCGAGCGCATCCGACCGTTCGATCCGCAGATTCTCGGGTTTCTGCTCACCACCTACATGATCCACGACAACCTGAGCTACATCCGCTTTCTCAAGGCCGAGACCGGCCTGCCGGTGGTGGTGGGCAATGTACAGCTTGAGCTCTACCCGCACGAGACCATGAGCTACCCCGAGATCGACTACGGAATTATCGGCTCGGCCCAGCCGGTGCTGCCCGCGCTGCTCGACGCTCTGGAGCGCGGAGGGCCGGTGCCCGAGCTGCCCGGATTATGCCTGCGCCGCAACGGCGAGCTGATCGTTAATCAGCCCGCGACGCTGTGCGAGGATTTTGCCACGCTACCGTTTCCCAAACGCGACGGACTGCCCCACGAGCTCTACCACTCGGTGATGACCCGGCGGCACAACGTCACGGCGATGATCACGGCCAAGGGCTGTCCCGGCGGCTGCACGTTCTGCCACATCCATCGCACGCCTTACTCCTACCGCGATCCGCAGGGGGTTTGCGACGAGATCGAGCAGTGCATCGAGCGCCACTCAATCCGTGAGTTCGAGATCTTCGACCCTTCGTTCACCATTAACCGCGAACGGATCGTGCAGATCTGCGACGAGATCGTGCGTCGCGGCCTGGACCTGGATTTTGCGGTGCGCGCGCGGGTCGACCAGGTCGATCCCGGGCTGTTGGCCAAGATGGCCGCTGCCGGCTGCCAACGCTTGCTCTACGGCATCGAGTCCGGCTCCGAGCAACAGTTGGCGCGGGTGCAAAAGGGGATCAGCCTCAAGCAGGTGCGCGACACGGTGAGCGCCACGCGCGACGCGGGGATCGAAGCGCTGGGATTTTTCCTGATCGGCTCCCAGGACGAGACGTTGGACGAGGTCGCACAGACCGTGCGCTTCGCCCGCAGCCTGGGACTGGACTACGCCCAGTTTCACCGCACCATGCCCAAGCCGCGCACTGTGCTGCACGAGATCGTCACCGAGCAATTGGGCTTTGATTACTGGCGCGAGTACACCCTGGGCAATCAGCCCGAGCGCCGTCTGCCCTCGCCGTGGACCGAGCTTAGTCAGGAGCAGATCGAACACGAGACCTTTCGCGCCTACCGCCGATTTTACGTGCGCCCCTCGTTCGTGATGCGCAAGCTGCTGGGGATCCGCTCGCTGGACGAGTTCGCGCGCTACGCCCGCGGCGGACTGGGGCTGTTGCTGGCCAAGAGCGACCTGCAATGA
- a CDS encoding glycosyltransferase family 2 protein — protein MHTHSVCLVIPAVDEGPLLARGVPELLDALGPVLSVRIVVNGSNNNTPQIASELAASHGQVSVEIHQQRLGKGRAIVQGLRNCDSAIVGFYDADSPFMPADLEAMIRKIEQGEADCVIASKWRGRRYSNVTGYTLSTKKLLSRGLNLVTRLLFGLPFADTQGGAKILRRNAWQAIDGPFVCSGFAFDVELLYRLRRQGFEISERFAQQVRTARSTFNWRELAKMAWELIRLRLSL, from the coding sequence ATGCACACCCATAGCGTCTGCCTGGTGATTCCGGCTGTGGACGAAGGTCCGCTGCTCGCGCGCGGCGTACCCGAGCTGCTCGACGCCCTCGGTCCGGTCCTGAGCGTGCGGATCGTGGTCAACGGCAGCAACAACAACACCCCGCAAATCGCTAGCGAGCTGGCCGCGAGTCACGGGCAGGTCAGCGTCGAGATCCATCAACAGCGATTGGGCAAGGGGCGCGCGATCGTTCAGGGGCTGCGCAACTGCGACAGTGCGATCGTTGGGTTCTATGACGCGGACTCGCCCTTTATGCCCGCGGACCTGGAGGCGATGATCCGCAAGATCGAGCAGGGCGAGGCGGACTGCGTGATTGCTTCCAAATGGCGCGGCCGCCGCTACTCCAACGTGACCGGCTATACCCTGTCCACCAAGAAACTACTCAGCCGCGGGTTGAATCTGGTCACCCGCCTGCTGTTCGGTCTGCCGTTCGCCGACACCCAGGGCGGGGCCAAGATTTTGAGGCGTAACGCGTGGCAGGCCATCGACGGGCCGTTCGTCTGCTCCGGATTCGCCTTTGACGTTGAGCTGCTCTACCGCCTGCGACGCCAAGGATTCGAGATCAGCGAACGCTTCGCACAACAGGTGCGCACCGCCCGCTCCACGTTTAATTGGCGCGAGCTGGCCAAGATGGCCTGGGAACTAATCCGTCTGCGACTGTCGCTATAG
- a CDS encoding radical SAM protein: MSRPNVVFVHAAFEHLGVELLSAYLKQHDVETSLAFDPRMFDDSFVDVRFLAKLFDIRERLADQVAQREPDLVAFSVLAADYRWALDMAARIKRRCSAPVVFGGIHATSAPEALLENEQVDYCIVGEGERALLELTRALHQGSDPTGVDNLCFRADGAVRCNPLGPLIQDLDALPFADKQLFYDQVPGYARHYTLLTRRGCINRCSYCHNTIWRRLYPDQPLIRLRSVDNVFQELTAAKARYGFNRLRINDDLFSYNREWLLEFCKRYPHEVGVPFMCFCSPLDLDAESVAALKNAGCFQVCVGVQDVHEQVRAEVFDRRTPQAALVRSLACLRKQRLRATVDNILGFPGQTEQQIQDVAQFYLDNPVYGRFTVFWLIYYAGTAITEAAHQRGELSDEQLAQLQRDPPRRANTMVRSGSLSRRLTKLHLFLVLIQWLPRSWSRLMLHKQLYRLLPPINPSLIEGLWTVFTRDRLDPIRRRYYIKYLHYGLRRFISR; this comes from the coding sequence ATGAGCCGACCCAATGTGGTGTTCGTCCACGCCGCGTTCGAGCATCTGGGCGTGGAGCTGCTTTCGGCATACCTCAAACAGCACGACGTCGAGACCAGCCTGGCGTTCGACCCGCGGATGTTCGACGACTCGTTTGTCGACGTGCGCTTTCTGGCAAAGCTGTTCGATATCCGCGAGCGCCTGGCAGATCAGGTGGCGCAACGCGAGCCGGACCTGGTGGCGTTCTCCGTGCTGGCCGCGGACTATCGCTGGGCACTGGACATGGCCGCGCGCATCAAGCGCCGCTGCTCGGCGCCCGTGGTCTTCGGCGGAATCCACGCCACAAGCGCGCCCGAGGCGCTGCTTGAAAACGAACAGGTCGATTACTGCATTGTGGGCGAGGGCGAGCGCGCACTGCTCGAGCTGACCCGCGCGCTACACCAGGGGAGCGATCCGACCGGCGTGGACAACCTGTGCTTTCGCGCCGACGGTGCGGTCCGCTGCAATCCGCTGGGCCCGCTGATCCAAGATCTGGACGCGCTGCCGTTTGCGGACAAGCAACTGTTCTACGATCAAGTCCCGGGCTACGCGCGGCATTACACCCTGCTCACGCGGCGCGGCTGCATTAACCGCTGCTCGTATTGCCACAACACAATCTGGCGCAGGCTCTACCCCGACCAGCCGCTGATCAGGCTGCGCAGCGTGGACAACGTGTTCCAGGAGCTGACCGCGGCCAAGGCGCGCTACGGATTTAATCGGCTGCGGATCAACGACGACCTGTTCTCCTACAATCGGGAATGGCTGCTCGAGTTTTGCAAGCGTTACCCGCATGAGGTGGGCGTGCCGTTCATGTGCTTCTGTTCGCCACTGGATCTCGACGCCGAGTCCGTGGCCGCACTCAAGAACGCGGGCTGCTTTCAGGTCTGCGTGGGAGTGCAGGACGTGCACGAGCAGGTGCGCGCCGAGGTCTTCGACCGCCGCACGCCGCAAGCGGCGCTGGTGCGCTCGTTGGCCTGTCTGCGCAAACAGCGGCTGCGCGCCACGGTGGATAACATCCTGGGCTTTCCCGGTCAGACAGAGCAGCAGATCCAGGACGTGGCGCAGTTCTATTTGGACAACCCGGTCTATGGCCGCTTCACCGTGTTCTGGTTGATCTACTATGCGGGCACCGCGATCACCGAGGCTGCGCACCAGCGCGGCGAGCTGAGCGATGAGCAGCTTGCGCAACTCCAGCGCGATCCGCCGCGCCGGGCCAACACCATGGTGCGCTCGGGTAGCCTCTCGCGGCGGCTGACCAAACTGCATCTGTTCCTGGTACTGATCCAGTGGCTGCCGCGATCGTGGTCGCGCCTGATGCTGCACAAACAGCTCTATCGCCTGCTGCCGCCGATCAATCCCAGCCTGATCGAGGGACTGTGGACGGTCTTCACCCGCGATCGGCTCGACCCGATCAGGCGGCGCTACTACATCAAGTATTTGCATTACGGCCTGCGCCGTTTTATAAGCCGCTGA
- a CDS encoding peroxiredoxin-like family protein has translation MLKVGDKAPAFTAHDALGNELGLETLLQSGPLVLIFRRYVGCPICRQRFADLGEHYDRYKRLGAQVYAVVGGAPARTAEFMHSRKLPNVFLVDPRRELYDLFQVGPGQLRHFLSLGTIVSASKAVIKGRMQGMPEGNPYQLPADFIVRQDGSLALAHYGEHFGDSLNDAQLLDRLSML, from the coding sequence ATGCTCAAGGTCGGCGACAAGGCCCCCGCGTTCACTGCCCACGACGCTTTGGGCAACGAGCTGGGACTGGAAACGCTGCTGCAAAGCGGCCCGCTGGTGCTGATCTTCCGTCGCTACGTGGGCTGCCCGATTTGCCGCCAACGCTTTGCCGATCTCGGCGAGCACTACGACCGCTACAAGCGGCTGGGGGCCCAGGTCTACGCCGTGGTCGGCGGCGCACCGGCGCGCACTGCTGAGTTCATGCATTCGCGCAAACTGCCCAATGTCTTTTTGGTCGATCCGCGGCGGGAGCTGTACGACCTGTTCCAGGTCGGCCCCGGGCAACTGCGCCACTTCCTGAGTTTGGGAACGATCGTCAGCGCGTCCAAGGCCGTGATCAAGGGACGGATGCAGGGTATGCCCGAGGGCAACCCGTACCAGCTTCCCGCGGACTTCATCGTGCGCCAAGACGGCAGCTTGGCCCTGGCGCACTACGGCGAGCACTTCGGCGACAGCCTGAACGACGCCCAACTACTCGACCGCCTGTCCATGCTTTAG
- a CDS encoding (Fe-S)-binding protein: protein MPENACRYCGECLSRCIYLRLDPQRAADEMRRLDCGEPTPLIDKSCVSCFACNAFCPNDADPYGRILKRFEQKYEQRGLPERARYLMPTQSRSFRTDTVAALPADERALAQQWAAAEPAGDVLYPGCNLITAPYLTQSGLLDGLCIAGSLDLCCGEMYFRMGLLKQTAAIARKLTDYYARRPIERMVFVCPAGYNMFSNVLPQRFGARFDFEKVFITDYLLEQIESGALHFDHPLNSTVTVHDSCHARVLGVGFMERVRELLALMGAQVREARHSHEEGWCCGIAAGAARQSPLDIASVAARAHLDYRRSGADQTLTYCTGCYLTLGMLGPFVPGPPVKHLLELAAQAAGRPVEDRLGARGRAMLRNVALNALPKLLSTKRFRVEEG, encoded by the coding sequence ATGCCCGAGAACGCCTGCCGCTATTGCGGCGAGTGCCTCAGCCGCTGCATCTACCTGCGCCTGGACCCGCAGCGGGCCGCAGATGAGATGCGCCGCCTGGATTGCGGCGAGCCCACGCCTTTGATCGACAAGAGCTGCGTCTCGTGCTTCGCCTGCAACGCGTTCTGCCCCAACGACGCCGACCCCTACGGTCGGATCCTGAAGCGCTTTGAGCAGAAGTATGAGCAGCGCGGTCTGCCCGAGCGCGCGCGCTATCTGATGCCCACCCAGTCGCGTTCGTTCCGCACCGACACCGTGGCCGCGCTACCCGCTGACGAACGCGCCCTGGCGCAGCAGTGGGCCGCGGCCGAACCCGCGGGCGACGTGCTCTACCCGGGCTGCAACCTGATCACCGCGCCGTACCTCACTCAATCAGGCCTGCTCGACGGACTGTGCATCGCCGGCAGTCTCGACCTGTGCTGCGGCGAGATGTACTTCCGCATGGGCCTGCTCAAGCAGACTGCGGCAATCGCGCGCAAGCTCACCGACTACTACGCGCGGCGGCCCATCGAGCGCATGGTGTTCGTCTGCCCGGCTGGCTACAACATGTTCAGTAACGTGCTGCCCCAGCGTTTCGGCGCGCGCTTTGACTTTGAAAAGGTATTCATCACCGACTACCTGCTGGAACAAATCGAGTCCGGCGCACTGCACTTCGACCATCCGCTGAATTCCACGGTCACGGTGCACGACTCGTGTCACGCGCGGGTGCTCGGCGTAGGATTTATGGAACGCGTGCGCGAGCTGTTGGCGCTGATGGGCGCGCAGGTGCGCGAGGCGCGTCACTCCCACGAGGAGGGCTGGTGCTGCGGCATCGCCGCCGGGGCCGCGCGGCAATCGCCGCTGGACATTGCCTCGGTAGCGGCCCGCGCGCACCTGGACTACCGCCGTAGCGGGGCCGATCAGACCTTGACCTACTGCACCGGCTGCTATTTGACCCTGGGCATGCTCGGGCCGTTCGTGCCCGGCCCGCCGGTCAAACATCTGCTCGAGCTGGCGGCCCAGGCCGCGGGTCGGCCGGTGGAGGATCGGCTGGGCGCGCGCGGCCGCGCCATGCTGCGCAACGTGGCGCTCAACGCCCTGCCCAAATTACTGTCGACCAAACGCTTCCGCGTTGAAGAGGGATGA
- a CDS encoding class I SAM-dependent methyltransferase produces the protein MQTRFPRLYINHDAYERHFWTARLLGPVRPGQTVLDVGGEKGLARFLPGLKVVEYNPKITETTDPSQLPDGSFDYAVSIDTLEHVPQDSRREHLELLLRLARQRVVFCAPLGTEMQNEFQRRLLAAETLDPGSLEFVREHLKYGLPDPAQVERLLPGVQIDWRFSGDVRRYMVPAPAPRSRVLQLVYLGVGLSLNWLMNVCWLPFKLGPQAHAYTNRFYGVINVPADRSR, from the coding sequence TTGCAGACCCGTTTTCCGCGACTGTACATCAATCACGATGCATACGAGCGGCACTTTTGGACCGCGCGACTGCTCGGCCCGGTGCGGCCGGGGCAGACCGTGCTCGACGTGGGCGGCGAAAAGGGCCTGGCGCGCTTCCTGCCCGGGCTGAAGGTGGTCGAATACAATCCCAAAATCACCGAGACAACGGACCCCTCGCAACTGCCCGACGGCTCGTTTGACTACGCGGTGAGCATCGATACTCTCGAGCACGTCCCGCAGGACTCGCGACGTGAGCACCTCGAGCTGCTGTTGCGCCTGGCGCGGCAGCGGGTGGTGTTCTGCGCGCCCCTGGGCACTGAAATGCAAAACGAGTTTCAGCGCCGACTACTTGCCGCCGAAACCCTCGACCCGGGCTCGCTGGAGTTCGTGCGAGAGCATCTGAAGTACGGCCTGCCCGATCCCGCGCAGGTCGAGCGGCTGCTGCCCGGCGTGCAAATCGACTGGCGTTTTTCGGGCGACGTGCGGCGCTACATGGTGCCCGCGCCGGCCCCGCGCTCGCGCGTTTTGCAGCTGGTCTACCTGGGAGTAGGCCTGTCGCTGAACTGGCTGATGAACGTCTGCTGGCTGCCGTTCAAGCTCGGGCCGCAAGCCCACGCATACACCAACCGCTTCTACGGCGTGATCAACGTGCCCGCTGATCGTTCCCGCTGA
- a CDS encoding TonB-dependent receptor, producing the protein MIRFLRTVILTAMLLPALASAHGGHGFGLAADPDLENPSTLVVRDGAGRLLRVEVDTNGDEAVDVWSFYSAGQLARQEQDSNFDGAVDVWLDIDELGQPSTGRMDSDHDGAVDVIAEFSVGGPTLQRRDTDADGLYDELLRFTDGQPVSLERDTDADGRADRWVFFDARGQSVLILADLDRDGFPDQRRGMDQPSEQPAKQPETEPVEPVAPSDVLLEEVVVSERRPLTSFSDQQVRDRDFCSFPHQNPSDIVRLIPGVHVSQHTGGAKAYQYFLRGFDAEHGQDLAAYLDGIPLNEPSQVHGHGYLDLHFLIPETIAAIHIIKGPYDPEFGNFATAGAIDFKPRRSADHSSIGSTAGMYGTAKVLGTFGLSYDPYLASAAVQTEHTDGFTDPGWADALRGNQSHTALLGPWTLNLQSHHYGQRSAATDVIPDELIESGVVDRYGSLDESDRISSNRHLVGLTADYQLGLSELRLQPWYDYKRTTIWSNYTFYFYNPERGDQQEMYDQRNVVGLNARYSRLDQWGPTLWQTGVGVQWRMDMVRNVLANTVERERFNVINSLDFRENALGVWLREDLALTDWLRIVPGARFDLIGYSGEGTQDERYFNIYTNMADTRQDVERDWDEYSYAISPKASLIVTPLRDWSIFVNYGEGFFSNTTGQMANEPQREIPKVRGGEVGSRVGLWQRRISVALAAWFANKEQDLIFDPLTGLSMTKNETERRGLEAELRLSPLNWLYLATDFAWVDARYAETGERITNGPITLMTNGLGWSHPLGLRGMLRGRYMGPRELDGEHWVDPYYVLDLVAGYDTPRWGLELAVDNLLDAQWEDAVFYYTTRPEPNGEDLTGLHFTPGTPLLARFTVTAKF; encoded by the coding sequence ATGATTCGATTCCTGCGCACTGTGATCTTGACCGCGATGCTGCTGCCGGCCCTGGCCAGCGCCCACGGCGGGCACGGCTTCGGCTTGGCCGCGGACCCGGACCTCGAGAATCCGAGCACGCTGGTGGTACGCGATGGAGCGGGCCGCCTGCTGCGGGTGGAGGTTGACACCAACGGCGACGAAGCCGTCGACGTCTGGAGCTTCTACAGCGCGGGTCAACTGGCGCGCCAGGAGCAGGACAGCAACTTCGATGGCGCGGTGGACGTCTGGCTCGATATCGACGAGCTGGGGCAGCCCTCCACGGGCCGCATGGACTCGGACCACGACGGCGCGGTGGACGTAATCGCCGAGTTCTCCGTAGGAGGGCCAACACTGCAGCGCCGCGACACGGACGCCGATGGCCTGTACGACGAGCTGCTGCGCTTTACCGACGGCCAACCGGTAAGCCTCGAGCGCGACACGGACGCCGACGGCCGGGCCGACCGCTGGGTGTTTTTCGACGCCCGGGGGCAAAGCGTGCTGATCCTGGCCGACTTGGACCGCGATGGCTTCCCTGACCAGCGCCGAGGCATGGACCAGCCTTCGGAACAGCCCGCGAAGCAGCCCGAGACCGAGCCGGTGGAGCCAGTCGCGCCCTCGGACGTGTTGCTTGAGGAGGTCGTGGTCAGCGAACGGCGGCCGCTGACGTCGTTTTCCGACCAGCAGGTGCGCGACCGCGACTTTTGCAGTTTCCCGCACCAGAACCCGAGCGACATCGTGCGGCTGATCCCCGGGGTGCACGTTTCTCAGCACACCGGCGGGGCCAAGGCCTACCAGTATTTCCTGCGCGGATTCGACGCGGAGCACGGCCAGGATCTGGCGGCGTACCTCGACGGCATCCCGCTCAACGAACCCAGCCAGGTTCACGGTCACGGTTACCTCGACCTGCACTTCCTGATTCCCGAGACCATCGCCGCTATCCACATTATCAAGGGGCCCTACGATCCGGAGTTCGGCAACTTCGCCACGGCCGGGGCCATCGACTTCAAACCGCGGCGCAGCGCGGACCACAGCTCCATCGGCTCCACCGCCGGGATGTACGGCACGGCTAAGGTGCTGGGCACGTTCGGCCTGTCGTATGATCCCTACCTGGCCTCGGCCGCAGTGCAGACCGAGCACACCGACGGCTTCACCGACCCGGGCTGGGCCGATGCGCTACGCGGCAACCAGTCGCACACCGCGCTGCTGGGCCCCTGGACCCTGAACCTGCAAAGTCACCACTACGGCCAGCGCAGCGCGGCCACCGATGTGATCCCCGACGAGCTGATCGAGTCCGGCGTAGTCGATCGCTACGGCAGCCTCGACGAGTCGGACCGCATCAGCTCCAACCGCCATCTGGTCGGCCTGACCGCCGACTATCAGCTAGGGCTGTCCGAGCTGCGCTTACAACCCTGGTACGACTACAAACGGACCACGATCTGGTCCAACTACACTTTCTACTTCTACAACCCCGAGCGCGGCGACCAGCAGGAGATGTACGACCAGCGCAACGTGGTCGGGCTCAACGCGCGCTACTCGCGCCTCGACCAGTGGGGCCCGACCCTCTGGCAGACCGGCGTGGGCGTGCAGTGGCGAATGGACATGGTGCGCAACGTGCTGGCCAACACCGTGGAACGCGAGCGCTTCAACGTGATCAACTCATTGGACTTTCGCGAGAACGCACTGGGCGTCTGGCTTCGCGAGGACCTGGCGCTCACCGATTGGCTGCGGATCGTGCCCGGCGCGCGTTTCGACTTGATCGGTTACAGCGGCGAGGGGACCCAGGACGAGCGCTACTTCAACATCTACACCAATATGGCCGACACCCGGCAGGACGTGGAGCGCGACTGGGACGAGTACTCCTACGCAATCAGCCCCAAGGCGTCGCTGATCGTCACACCGCTGCGCGACTGGTCGATCTTCGTCAACTACGGCGAAGGGTTCTTCTCCAACACCACCGGCCAGATGGCCAACGAGCCCCAACGCGAGATCCCCAAGGTGCGCGGCGGCGAGGTCGGCTCGCGGGTCGGGCTGTGGCAGAGGCGAATCAGCGTCGCGCTGGCCGCCTGGTTCGCCAACAAGGAGCAGGACCTGATCTTCGATCCGCTGACCGGGCTGTCGATGACCAAAAACGAGACCGAGCGCCGCGGCCTCGAGGCCGAGCTGCGCCTCAGCCCCCTGAACTGGCTCTACCTGGCCACGGACTTCGCCTGGGTCGATGCGCGGTACGCCGAAACCGGTGAGCGGATTACCAACGGTCCGATCACACTGATGACCAACGGCCTGGGTTGGAGCCACCCCTTGGGCCTGCGCGGCATGCTGCGCGGCCGCTACATGGGACCGCGCGAGCTCGATGGCGAGCACTGGGTCGACCCCTATTACGTGCTGGACTTGGTGGCCGGATACGACACGCCGCGCTGGGGTTTGGAACTGGCCGTGGACAACCTGCTCGACGCACAGTGGGAGGACGCGGTGTTTTACTACACCACCCGTCCCGAGCCCAACGGCGAGGATCTCACCGGCCTGCACTTCACGCCGGGCACCCCGCTGCTGGCGCGATTCACTGTAACCGCCAAATTTTAA
- a CDS encoding polysaccharide deacetylase family protein: MKTKRLLITFDVEEFDLPQDLGLELDELKAQQIARGGAEMLAGLIRRTGVAPTCFVSGSFAKQHGRVIKLLSGLGCEIACHGALHSRRPAEQSTDELTAQLTEARAVLEKLSGRPVAGFRSPRFEQVPLEALRDAGFSYDSSIHPTWVPGRYNHLIKGTRPRIENGIVRVPVSVTPLLRLPASWVWFRNYPGALLEIVRRSLPLGRDAVVLYFHNWELVDLAAQAPQLPSYIVRRTGHSFVQRLSQTVERFKKAGFVPGTMIDYVSSRYNIEAMKESG; encoded by the coding sequence ATGAAGACCAAACGGCTGCTGATAACCTTTGACGTCGAGGAGTTCGACCTGCCGCAGGACCTCGGCCTGGAGCTCGACGAGCTCAAGGCGCAACAGATCGCCCGTGGCGGGGCCGAGATGCTGGCCGGGCTGATCCGCCGCACCGGGGTCGCGCCGACCTGCTTTGTCAGCGGCTCGTTCGCCAAGCAGCACGGCAGGGTGATCAAACTGCTCTCGGGCCTGGGTTGCGAGATCGCCTGCCACGGCGCGCTGCACTCCCGGCGCCCGGCCGAGCAATCAACCGACGAGCTGACCGCGCAACTGACCGAGGCGCGTGCGGTTCTGGAAAAACTCAGCGGCCGTCCCGTAGCGGGCTTTCGCAGTCCGCGCTTTGAGCAGGTGCCGCTCGAGGCGCTACGGGATGCGGGGTTTAGCTACGACAGCTCGATCCATCCGACCTGGGTTCCGGGTCGCTACAACCACCTGATCAAGGGCACACGGCCGCGGATTGAGAACGGCATCGTGCGCGTGCCGGTCTCTGTGACGCCGCTGCTTAGATTGCCCGCCTCGTGGGTCTGGTTTCGCAACTACCCCGGGGCGCTGCTCGAGATCGTGCGCCGCTCGCTCCCTCTGGGACGCGACGCGGTGGTGCTCTACTTCCACAATTGGGAGCTGGTCGACCTGGCGGCCCAGGCCCCGCAGCTGCCGAGCTACATCGTGCGTCGCACGGGGCACAGCTTCGTCCAGCGGCTGTCTCAGACCGTCGAGCGCTTTAAAAAGGCCGGTTTCGTACCGGGCACCATGATCGATTACGTGTCCAGCCGCTACAATATCGAGGCGATGAAAGAGAGCGGCTGA